The window AATCGTTTTTGACTATTAATTTGAGATGCAACTACATTCGAAACAATTTCTGTTCCATTTTTAACAATTGAGGCTGCAGTCTCATCACAACTCGTTTCAATTCCCAATATATACTGATCTTTTTTCACTATAATTCCACCCACATGACGAGAGCATCTTCGCCGTCGTCGCTATAATAGTTTTTACGTATGCCGCCTTCTTTGAAGCCGAGCTTTCGATATAAGTTTTGCGCAGTATGGTTGCTAACGCGTACTTCTAACGTCATTAACTTAACTTCCATTTCTCTGCAAAGAGCAATCGCCTCTCGCATTAAGCCTTCACCGATTTTATACCCTCTAAATCGTTTCAAAACAGCAACATTTGTAATATGACACTCATCTAAAACAATCCACATTCCACAATGACCAATGACCACATCGTTTTTCAAAGCAACGATATAATGCGCATAATTATTACCAGTCATCTCATGTTCGAAAATTTCCTGTGTCCACGGAACTGTGAACGATTCCTCTTCAATAGAAACAACTGACGGAATATCGCCC of the Sporosarcina sp. 6E9 genome contains:
- the rimI gene encoding ribosomal protein S18-alanine N-acetyltransferase, with protein sequence MNVVKEITYREMVQGDIPSVVSIEEESFTVPWTQEIFEHEMTGNNYAHYIVALKNDVVIGHCGMWIVLDECHITNVAVLKRFRGYKIGEGLMREAIALCREMEVKLMTLEVRVSNHTAQNLYRKLGFKEGGIRKNYYSDDGEDALVMWVEL